A window from Eretmochelys imbricata isolate rEreImb1 chromosome 23, rEreImb1.hap1, whole genome shotgun sequence encodes these proteins:
- the LOC144278856 gene encoding olfactory receptor 5C1-like: MAGPNRTVVTDFLLVGFPSRRDLSLLLFSLALPVVLLGLAGNLGLAVLIRADRSLHTPMYYFLSHLALLDLCSCCAVGPVMLWGLLAGWAALPGPACALQMFLFATAGDAECCLLAAMAYDRCAAVCRPLHYQAAVPPRLCRGLVLGSYAAGAASAAVHSGLAFRLPFCRSRALDRFFCDIPPVLELACADTSLSQALLLAICGAIQSVTLLAILASYGLILGAVGRAGLRRAAPTCGSHLAAVAVLYGTLIFMYLRPEGSYAAQGDKMAAAFYTVVIPTLNPAIYSLRNADVKGALARRLLGGRRVWGGLRKGLEEG; the protein is encoded by the coding sequence ATGGCCGGGCCAAACCGGACAGTGGTGACTGACTTCCTCCTTGTGGGCTTCCCCTCCCGCCGAGACCTAAGTCTGCTGCTCTTCTCGCTGGCATTGCCCGTCGTCCTGCTGGGCCTggcagggaacctgggcctgGCGGTTCTGATCCGGGCCGACcgctccctccacacccccatgtactacTTTCTCAGCCACTTGGCGCTGCTGGACCTCTGCTCCTGTTGCGCCGTGGGCCCCGTCATGCTGTGGGGCCTGCTGGCCGGCTGGGCCGCCCTCCCTGGCCCGGCCTGCGCCCTCCAGATGTTTCTCTTCGCCACCGCGGGGGACGCGGAGTGCTGCCTGCTGGCCGCCATGGCCTACGACCGCTGTGCCGCCGTCTGCCGCCCGCTGCACTACCAGGCCGCCGTGCCACCCCGCCTCTGCCGCGGGCTGGTGCTGGGCTCCTACGCGGCCGGGGCGGCCAGTGCGGCCGTGCACTCCGGCCTGGCCTTCCGCCTTCCCTTCTGCCGCAGCCGCGCCCTCGACCGCTTCTTCTGCGACATCCCACCCGTGCTGGAGCTGGCCTGTGCCGACACCAGCCTcagccaggccctgctgctggccATCTGCGGTGCCATCCAGAGCGTCACCCTGCTGGCCATCCTGGCCTCCTACGGGCTCATCCTCGGGGCCGTGGGGCGGGCGGGCTTGCGCCGGGCTGCCCCCACCTGCGGCTCCCACCTGGCAGCTGTGGCCGTGCTCTACGGGACCCTCATCTTCATGTACCTGCGGCCCGAAGGCAGCTACGCCGCACAGGGTGACAAGATGGCTGCTGCCTTCTACACCGTGGTCATCCCCACCCTCAACCCCGCCATCTACAGCCTGCGCAACGCTGACGTCAAGGGGGCCCTGGCGAGGCGGCTCCTGGGCGGGCGCCGCGTCTGGGGGGGGCTGAggaaggggctggaggaggggtga